One window of Lytechinus variegatus isolate NC3 chromosome 2, Lvar_3.0, whole genome shotgun sequence genomic DNA carries:
- the LOC121406851 gene encoding neuronal acetylcholine receptor subunit alpha-6-like yields the protein MTSLLSFPVFMALSFIAIQCTQGWNQLGPYDTLTSTLLESYNNHNPPSYSQPTKVEIAIILQSITKLDEFEGTFSAVAWQKLLWKDDRLSWNKSEYDGIKAIRVPAWQIWKPDIILYNSVEERKILSEVQAVVYSDGTLYHIIPISIKSSCKMDLSKYPYDVQNCTLIWGAWMQDNSRISLSTSATNLDLEDFTPNPIWEIVDTTLAKNIKKYDCCPETYEDIAVSIILRRKQPDSLIASAVIATWMIVVVFVISPPSSGERIIFAGFIFVSLIILSAWLSATVPSYTSTNLGRFLVFGMLMTAMITVLLAVCHGLYPRQDGEKDSETTAKDILNERRRRYFRLFDAGAMIFIVVLLSVMTGALFAS from the exons ATGACGTCATTGCTGTCATTTCCGGTATTTATGGCCCTTTCTTTCATTGCAATTCAGTGCACACAAG GTTGGAATCAGCTCGGTCCTTACGACACATTGACGTCTACCCTACTTGAATCATATAACAATCACAACCCACCATCGTACAGTCAACCAACCAAGGTTGAGATAGCCATTATCCTTCAAAGTATCACCAAACTG GATGAATTCGAGGGGACATTTTCGGCAGTTGCCTGGCAGAAACTG TTATGGAAAGATGATCGTCTATCCTGGAATAAATCGGAATATGACGGCATCAAAGCCATCCGTGTCCCTGCTTGGCAAATATGGAAACCCGACATCATACTTTACAACAG TGTCGAAGAGAGGAAGATATTGTCAGAGGTACAGGCTGTGGTTTATTCAGATGGTACCCTGTATCACATCATACCTATTAGCATCAAATCATCGTGTAAAATGGACCTTAGCAAGTACCCTTATGATGTACAG AACTGCACGCTGATCTGGGGTGCCTGGATGCAGGATAATTCGCGGATATCATTGAGTACTTCCGCCACTAATCTTGATCTAGAAGACTTCACACCAAACCCAATCTGGGAGATCGTTGACACCACCCTGGCCAAGAACATCAAGAAATATGATTGCTGTCCGGAGACATACGAGGATATAGCAGTCTCGATCATCCTACGTAGGAAGCAACCCGATAGTCTCATCGCATCGGCTGTCATAGCAACCTGGATG ATTGTGGTCGTTTTCGTCATCTCACCTCCTTCATCCGGTGAACGAATCATCTTCGCTGGTTTCATCTTTGTTTCTCTCATCATCCTATCAGCTTGGTTGAGTGCCACCGTACCTTCCTACACATCAACGAACCTCGGCAGATTTCTCGTGTTTGGGATGTTGATGACGGCCATGATCACGGTCTTGTTAGCCGTATGCCATGGGCTCTATCCGAGGCAAGATGGGGAGAAAGATAGCGAAACGACAGCAAAG GATATTCTGAATGAACGGAGGCGGCGGTACTTCCGACTGTTCGATGCCGGTGCTATGATCTTCATCGTCGTACTTCTATCAGTTATGACAGGCGCCCTCTTCGCCTCGTGA